One window from the genome of Salvia splendens isolate huo1 chromosome 9, SspV2, whole genome shotgun sequence encodes:
- the LOC121749584 gene encoding myosin-binding protein 7-like: MESDDSGQSMSHVQCSDCGCSSCSMKGTALSKPCLRSVKRKYDDVEDEHEFSVPGLVVPQNARVEVENECVALRETVCSQQETIQDLIMELDEERNASSSAANEAMSMILRLQREKAEVQMEARQFKRFAEEKMAHDQEEVLALEDLLYKREEIIQSLTCEIQALKQKMLSFGLTESEVDGDKVVGQNTSMTENLEGQYEFPAYEVYPSLKCNIHESQAYPDGDEESADVEKYPFGETPRSRYEMKDFEYRLSEFERSPKTIEPDREYFGTKNMLEKVIVGPSPRRPKHLRKSSTDSSNSQFVMVKEMSRDFATDSPKFGSSFKKTTFGRVDSASEAGSDINDRVYTIDSIHRGSGVMERKASIGSAYDDYTKSPQDSLDHSDVTDLEMQKLYARLQALEADRESMRQALISVGTDKAQLVLLKEIAENLCKEMAPAKAMPIQKKPATKIFSFISLFKWVISFLFWRRKARRSRYMFGKSARNEGLLMLLDKGPRIGQCRVVSTVNLRN; this comes from the exons ATGGAGTCAGATGATTCAGGCCAATCGATGAGCCATGTCCAATGTTCTGACTGTGGGTGCAGCAGCTGTTCGATGAAGGGCACGGCTTTATCCAAGCCGTGTCTCCGCTCTGTCAAGCGTAAGTATGATGATGTCGAGGATGAACACGAATTCTCTGTGCCGGGACTTGTTGTGCCGCAAAATGCCCGTGTGGAGGTAGAAAATGAATGCGTGGCACTGCGTGAAACAGTCTGCAGTCAGCAGGAGACTATCCAGGACCTCATTATGGAATTGGATGAGGAGAGAAATGCATCCTCTTCAGCTGCAAATGAGGCCATGTCTATGATTCTGAGGCTGCAGAGGGAGAAGGCAGAGGTTCAAATGGAGGCAAGGCAGTTTAAGAGGTTCGCGGAGGAGAAAATGGCGCATGATCAGGAGGAGGTATTGGCATTGGAGGATTTGTTGTATAAGAGGGAAGAGATCATTCAGTCACTTACCTGTGAGATTCAGGCCTTAAAACAAAAGATGTTGAGTTTTGGGCTCACGGAGTCTGAAGTCGATGGAGATAAGGTTGTGGGCCAAAACACAAGCATGACAGAGAACCTAGAGGGACAATATGAGTTCCCTGCGTACGAGGTGTACCCATCTCTCAAGTGCAATATACATGAATCCCAGGCTTATCCAGATGGCGATGAGGAAAGTGCTGACGTTGAGAAATATCCGTTTGGGGAAACACCACGCTCTCGGTATGAGATGAAGGATTTTGAGTACAGGCTCAGTGAATTTGAGCGAAGTCCTAAAACCATTGAACCGGATAGGGAATACTTTGGCACAAAGAACATGCTTGAAAAGGTAATTGTTGGTCCATCTCCAAGACGACCTAAGCATCTTAGGAAGTCATCTACTGATAGTTCAAATTCACAATTTGTGATGGTTAAAGAAATGAGTCGAGATTTTGCCACAGATTCCCCAAAATTTGGTAGCAGTTTCAAGAAGACAACATTCGGGAGAGTGGATAGTGCATCTGAAGCTGGGAGTGACATAAATGACAGAGTTTACACAATAGATTCCATTCATCGAGGATCTGGTGTCATGGAACGTAAGGCTTCAATTGGATCCGCATATGACGACTATACAAAAAGTCCCCAGGACTCACTAGACCATTCTGATGTTACGGACCTAGAGATGCAGAAGCTGTATGCAAGGCTTCAGGCGCTTGAAGCTGATAGAGAATCAATGAGGCAAGCTCTTATCTCTGTTGGAACTGATAAAGCACAACTGGTTTTGTTAAAAGAGATAGCTGAGAACTTGTGCAAAGAAATGGCACCAGCTAAAGCAATGCCTATCCAGAAGAAGCCAGCGACTAAGATTTTTAGCTTCATTTCCTTATTCAAG TGGGtcatatcttttcttttctggagAAGGAAAGCACGCAGAAGCAG GTACATGTTCGGGAAATCTGCCAGGAATGAAGGTTTGCTAATGCTTTTAGACAAAGGTCCTCGTATCGGACAGTGCAGGGTTGTGTCGACAGTAAACCTGCGAAACTGA
- the LOC121747633 gene encoding putative UDP-glucuronate:xylan alpha-glucuronosyltransferase 4 has product MALVRRGRALTRVTTRPIFAVFIGSSWPMWEIFRCDDLVLQDSDFWIYKPQLRRIRQILLTPVGSCQLINDVVSGGGLRAQATEDERTKQPKEAYSTILHSSETYVCGAIALAQSIIQANTTKDLVLLADDHVSPESINGLRAAGWKIKWIKQIRNPHSKKDAYNEWNYSKLRLWELAEYDIVMFIDSDFIVTRSLDEFFAHPGVSAKGDNINRFNSGLMVLEPSTCTLRTLMEKRWLVRSYNGGDQGFLNELFPWWHRLPNKINHLTYFPSADDHKNRDHTVPADISGIHYLGSKPWWCYRDYDCNWDMPERQIFASDSANNIWWDVYDKRPENLRQHCSLTPKMHTIYRDHRNKARDANLPDEHWKIKIRDPRLKNVL; this is encoded by the coding sequence atggccttagtgaGACGTGGGAGAGCCCTAACAAGGGTTACTACTAGACCTATATTTGCAGTGTTTATAGGGTCAAGTTGGCCCATGTGGGAGATCTTTAGATGTGATGATCTTGTCTTGCAAGATTCTGATTTTTGGATTTACAAACCTCAATTGAGAAGGATAAGACAGATACTACTCACGCCTGTCGGAAGTTGCCAACTCATCAACGACGTCGTATCGGGTGGAGGCTTACGGGCACAGGCAACCGAGGACGAGAGGACGAAACAGCCAAAAGAGGCTTATTCCACTATACTACACTCTTCAGAAACCTATGTATGTGGAGCAATAGCTCTAGCACAGAGCATCATCCAAGCAAACACAACAAAAGACCTCGTCTTGCTAGCCGACGACCATGTCTCTCCCGAATCCATCAACGGcctccgagcagccgggtggaagaTCAAGTGGATCAAGCAGATACGCAACCCTCACTCGAAAAAAGACGCCTACAATGAGTGGAACTACAGCAAGCTCCGCCTCTGGGAACTAGCAGAGTACGACATAGTTATGTTCATAGACTCTGATTTCATCGTCACCAGAAGCCTAGACGAGTTCTTCGCACACCCGGGAGTGTCTGCCAAGGGAGATAACATAAACCGTTTCAACTCGGGGCTGATGGTTCTTGAACCATCCACGTGCACGTTGAGGACCCTGATGGAGAAGAGGTGGTTGGTGAGATCATATAACGGTGGTGATCAAGGTTTTCTTAATGAATTGTTCCCTTGGTGGCACCGTCTCCCCAACAAAATAAATCATCTCACCTACTTTCCATCAGCTGATGATCATAAAAATAGAGATCATACAGTGCCCGCTGATATATCCGGGATCCACTACCTTGGGTCGAAGCCATGGTGGTGCTACAGGGACTACGACTGCAATTGGGATATGCCGGAAAGGCAAATATTCGCCAGTGACTCGGCCAACAACATCTGGTGGGATGTTTATGACAAGAGGCCTGAGAATTTGAGACAACACTGCTCCTTGACACCCAAAATGCATACTATTTATAGAGACCATAGAAACAAAGCCAGAGATGCTAACTTACCTGATGAACATTGGAAGATCAAGATCAGAGACCCCAGGCTGAAGAATGTATTGTGA
- the LOC121747634 gene encoding transcription termination factor MTEF1, chloroplastic-like, which translates to MQETLHLSSAAAAITPLPLPLPNPNFPSTPRPKHLQFPPPSSTKTISLPPPIKSPANPTPLPISPPTPQTSQIQEIILYLDSLGVDSFHCLHSHPPLLSTPISQIQSTVDFLLSLGLTIPDLRRIFPMCPDLLTSPTSATVIRATTFLLREARVASPDLRRVIHRRPRLLTCSVERQLRPALYFLQGTIGIEDVSKFTFLLSCSVESKFIPRIEYLQKLGFSYRDTIAMFRRFPSLFCYSIKENFEPKFDYFVVEMGRDLKELVAFPHYFSFSLENRIKPRHGMCVEKGVCLALPTMLKLSKARFRARLEVFCSSSAPVRNSPFWINTHGDDVT; encoded by the coding sequence TGCAAGAAACTCTCCAcctctcctccgccgccgccgccatcactcccctccccctccccctccccaATCCCAATTTCCCTTCCACTCCCCGCCCCAAACACCTCCAATTTCCCCCTCCTTCTTCAACCAAAACCATCTCCCTTCCTCCCCCAATCAAGTCTCCTGCTAATCCCACGCCTCTCCCCATTTCTCCGCCGACGCCGCAAACCTCCCAAATCCAAGAAATCATCCTCTACCTCGACTCCCTCGGCGTCGACTCCTTCCACTGCCTCCACTCCCACCCTCCCCTCCTCTCCACCCCCATTTCCCAAATCCAATCCACCGTCGACTTCCTCCTCTCCCTCGGCCTCACCATCCCCGACCTCCGCCGCATCTTCCCCATGTGCCCCGACCTCCTCACCTCCCCCACCTCCGCCACCGTCATCCGCGCCACCACCTTCCTCCTCCGCGAGGCCCGCGTCGCCTCCCCCGACCTCCGCCGCGTCATCCACCGCCGCCCCCGCCTCCTCACCTGCAGCGTCGAGCGCCAGCTCCGCCCCGCCCTCTACTTCCTCCAGGGCACGATCGGAATTGAGGACGTCAGCAAATTCACCTTCCTCCTCTCCTGCTCCGTCGAATCGAAGTTTATTCCGAGAATTGAGTACCTGCAGAAGCTAGGGTTTTCGTACAGGGACACGATCGCGATGTTCAGGAGATTCCCCTCGCTGTTCTGCTACAGCATCAAGGAGAATTTCGAGCCGAAATTCGATTACTTCGTGGTCGAAATGGGGAGGGATTTGAAGGAATTGGTGGCTTTCCCCCATTATTTCTCCTTCAGCTTAGAGAATAGGATAAAGCCGAGGCACGGGATGTGTGTGGAGAAGGGCGTGTGCTTGGCGTTGCCGACGATGCTGAAGCTGTCGAAGGCGCGGTTTCGGGCGAGGTTGGAGGTGTTCTGTAGCTCATCTGCGCCGGTGAGGAATTCTCCGTTCTGGATAAATACTCATGGTGATGATGTTACATAG